In a genomic window of Anoxybacter fermentans:
- a CDS encoding ribonucleotide reductase N-terminal alpha domain-containing protein produces the protein MNTINLSPNAKKVLEARYLQRNEEHQLIETPEELFDRVASNIAEAERLYGGDEAKAKETFYQLMTNLDFLPNSPTLMNAGTDLQQLSACFVLPVEDSMEGIFEAVKNSAIIHKSGGGTGFSFSRLRPKNDIVRTTGGIASGPISFMQVFDAATNTVKQGGKRRGANMGILRVDHPDILEFITCKKDENRLNNFNISVALTEEFMEAVERDEEYDLINPRTNKVVKRLRAREVFNLIVEMAHANGEPGIIFLDRINRDNPTPHLGEIESTNPCITGDTLIATEYGLIRIDELYAKYKNGGLKIVTDNRVPTIIDSLPDMSNIGTSLNITSRVYKNGKKEVIKLTTKAGYEIKATPDHKFLTDKGWKELKNIKVGDKVLIQSGAGSFSQHKELPFKIQNTYTDDNGQTYTFNFPDKWSKELGQVLGWLIGNGWLRDDDKNYQVGFTFSSDDKEILNYLKPIINKMYGKEIQEVKQENSIYHLSYHSKYFVEFFKKLGVKATEAENKKVPETIFTAPYETVTGFLMTLFTADGTVKIDEEHGNYYVQLISKSKELLKQVQLLLLNLGIKSRIYDRSRAPHEDNFDGEKTDGKLYELNISHASLKVFADKINFLSIKKRNLLAKIEGKDLCSEKMTETVMKIEYLGEEIVYDLTEPVTHSLIANGIIVHNCGEQPLLPYEACNLGSINLANMVKTENGKAVIDYDKLARVTADAVHFLDNVIDMNQYPLEKIDKMAKGNRKIGLGVMGWADMLIKLGIPYNSEEAVELAEKVMSFINEHSKAKSRKLAKERGAFPNIKGSIYTEPIRNATTTTIAPTGSISIIANCSSGIEPIFAISYERHVIDGTLIEVHPLFEAVAKERGFYSPELMERIAREGSIQDIEEIPEDVKRIFVTAHDISPEWHIRMQAAFQKYTDNAVSKTVNFPHEATLADVAKVFKLAYKLGCKGVTIYRDGSRSSQVLQTKKDSKQKKTEEKKVKRPRPKITFGTTEKTRIGCGKLYITINSDEQGICEVFTSTGRGGGCRSQSEATSRLISLALRSGIPIEEIIHQLKGIRCAAAIKRKGVPNVSCPDAIARAIENFLEYTKGKPFYPVSASEIAATSVDLFVEEDEDYDILEDDSNGCAVCPDCGTELEHEGGCVICRSCGYSKCG, from the coding sequence ATGAATACCATTAATTTATCACCGAATGCCAAAAAGGTATTGGAAGCGCGTTATTTACAACGTAATGAAGAACATCAACTCATTGAAACACCGGAAGAACTTTTCGACCGTGTTGCTTCTAACATCGCCGAAGCAGAACGCCTTTATGGCGGAGATGAAGCTAAAGCTAAGGAAACTTTTTATCAACTGATGACTAATCTGGATTTTCTCCCTAATTCACCTACTTTGATGAATGCAGGAACAGATTTACAACAGTTATCAGCCTGTTTTGTCTTACCTGTTGAAGATAGTATGGAAGGAATTTTTGAGGCTGTTAAAAATTCTGCTATAATCCATAAGAGCGGCGGCGGTACCGGCTTTAGTTTTAGCCGTCTCAGGCCCAAAAATGATATTGTCCGTACCACCGGAGGAATTGCCAGCGGACCTATCTCCTTCATGCAGGTCTTTGATGCTGCTACCAATACTGTAAAACAGGGTGGAAAACGCCGGGGCGCTAACATGGGCATTCTTCGAGTAGACCACCCGGATATTCTGGAATTTATAACCTGTAAGAAAGATGAAAACCGTTTGAATAATTTCAATATCTCTGTAGCCCTTACTGAAGAGTTTATGGAAGCTGTAGAACGAGATGAAGAATATGATTTGATTAATCCAAGGACCAATAAAGTTGTTAAACGACTGCGGGCCAGAGAAGTCTTTAATTTAATCGTCGAAATGGCACATGCTAACGGCGAACCGGGAATTATTTTCCTTGATCGGATTAACCGGGACAACCCTACTCCCCACTTAGGAGAGATTGAGAGTACCAATCCGTGTATTACCGGTGATACCCTGATTGCAACAGAATATGGATTAATAAGAATAGATGAACTCTATGCCAAATATAAAAATGGTGGGCTTAAAATTGTAACCGACAATCGGGTTCCTACTATTATAGACTCACTGCCAGATATGTCCAATATAGGTACCTCCTTAAATATAACATCCAGGGTCTATAAAAATGGTAAAAAAGAAGTTATAAAACTGACAACTAAAGCCGGTTATGAAATAAAAGCAACCCCTGATCATAAATTTCTGACAGATAAGGGATGGAAAGAGCTTAAGAACATAAAAGTTGGAGATAAAGTTCTCATCCAATCCGGTGCAGGATCTTTTTCACAGCATAAAGAACTTCCCTTCAAAATTCAAAATACTTATACTGATGATAATGGACAAACATATACCTTTAATTTCCCTGATAAATGGTCCAAAGAATTAGGCCAGGTTCTTGGCTGGCTTATCGGTAATGGCTGGTTAAGGGATGATGACAAAAACTATCAGGTTGGTTTCACTTTCAGCAGTGATGATAAAGAAATCCTGAACTATCTAAAACCTATCATTAATAAGATGTATGGTAAAGAAATTCAGGAAGTTAAGCAGGAGAATAGTATTTACCACCTCTCTTATCATAGTAAATATTTTGTAGAGTTTTTTAAGAAACTGGGTGTAAAAGCTACTGAAGCTGAAAATAAAAAAGTACCAGAAACAATATTTACCGCACCTTATGAAACCGTAACTGGTTTCCTTATGACACTTTTTACTGCGGATGGTACAGTTAAAATAGATGAAGAGCACGGAAATTATTATGTTCAGCTAATATCTAAATCAAAGGAATTATTAAAACAGGTTCAACTTTTGCTTCTCAATTTGGGAATTAAATCCAGGATTTATGACAGGAGTAGAGCACCTCATGAAGATAACTTTGATGGTGAAAAAACAGATGGAAAACTTTATGAATTAAATATTTCCCATGCCTCCTTAAAGGTATTTGCAGATAAAATTAATTTCCTTTCTATAAAAAAGAGAAATCTGTTAGCTAAAATTGAAGGCAAAGATCTTTGCTCTGAAAAAATGACAGAAACGGTTATGAAAATAGAGTACCTGGGTGAAGAAATTGTCTATGATTTAACCGAACCTGTAACCCATTCACTTATAGCAAACGGTATTATTGTCCATAATTGTGGCGAACAACCGCTTTTACCATATGAAGCGTGTAACTTAGGTTCCATTAACCTGGCCAATATGGTTAAGACTGAAAATGGCAAAGCTGTTATCGATTACGATAAGCTGGCTCGTGTTACTGCTGATGCTGTACATTTCCTGGATAATGTTATCGATATGAACCAGTACCCCTTAGAGAAGATCGATAAAATGGCCAAGGGGAACCGCAAAATTGGCCTTGGTGTTATGGGTTGGGCAGATATGCTGATTAAACTGGGCATTCCTTATAACTCTGAAGAAGCTGTAGAGCTGGCAGAAAAAGTAATGTCCTTTATCAATGAACATTCTAAGGCAAAAAGCCGCAAGTTAGCAAAAGAACGGGGAGCTTTCCCAAATATCAAAGGTAGTATTTATACCGAACCGATTCGTAATGCCACCACAACCACCATTGCACCGACAGGCAGTATCAGTATCATTGCCAATTGTAGCAGCGGAATTGAACCTATATTTGCCATTTCATATGAACGGCATGTCATAGATGGTACATTGATCGAAGTACATCCTCTCTTTGAAGCTGTTGCCAAAGAAAGAGGTTTTTACAGCCCTGAGTTAATGGAACGGATTGCCCGTGAAGGTTCGATTCAGGATATTGAAGAAATTCCTGAAGATGTAAAAAGAATTTTCGTTACAGCCCATGATATTTCACCGGAATGGCACATTCGGATGCAGGCAGCATTCCAGAAATATACCGATAATGCAGTAAGCAAAACAGTAAACTTCCCACATGAAGCTACTCTGGCCGATGTAGCAAAAGTCTTTAAGCTGGCCTATAAATTGGGCTGTAAAGGCGTAACTATTTATAGAGATGGCAGCCGGAGCAGCCAGGTTCTTCAAACAAAAAAAGATTCAAAGCAAAAGAAAACTGAAGAGAAGAAAGTCAAACGCCCAAGACCTAAAATCACCTTTGGAACAACAGAAAAGACCAGGATCGGTTGCGGTAAACTCTACATTACCATTAACTCAGACGAGCAGGGAATCTGTGAAGTCTTCACTTCCACCGGGCGCGGCGGTGGCTGCCGTTCCCAGTCTGAAGCTACAAGTCGGTTGATCTCCCTGGCCTTACGATCAGGAATACCCATTGAAGAAATTATCCATCAACTGAAAGGAATACGCTGTGCCGCTGCCATTAAACGAAAAGGTGTGCCCAATGTATCCTGTCCTGATGCTATCGCCCGGGCAATAGAAAACTTTCTGGAATATACGAAAGGAAAACCTTTCTATCCTGTTTCTGCTTCTGAAATTGCTGCAACCTCCGTCGACCTGTTCGTTGAAGAAGATGAAGATTATGATATATTAGAAGATGATAGTAACGGCTGTGCCGTCTGCCCTGACTGCGGCACAGAGCTAGAACATGAAGGCGGATGCGTCATTTGCCGTTCGTGCGGTTATAGTAAGTGTGGGTAA
- the ubiB gene encoding 2-polyprenylphenol 6-hydroxylase yields the protein MIRKIGLINRTYPHIKRYREIITVLVKHGFGDLITKTNLEKYIDFGKKLLPGKRNAHIVSLSRWERIRMVLEELGPTFIKFGQIMSNRPDLLPQELLVELEKLQDSVPPFSEEDARQLIEEELGKPISNLFKEFISTPIASASIAQVHKAVLMSGEEVVLKVQRPGIEEIIEVDLEIMFHLATLMEKHIQGMDVLNPVGIIKEFERSIRKEIDFTIEATHIERFGRNFQEDTTIYVPKVYRNYTTRKILTMEFIDGIKVSNINAVLESGNDPKIIANRGADLILKQIFEHGFFHADPHPGNILVLNNNIICFIDFGMMGFLLPKHREYLGNIIIGVVNRDTKRITKTLLQFSRNNRIEDIEGLEYQIFELVEQYSYLPLKDINMGELLNKIIKIILAYKLKIPPDIYLLSKALVTIEGVGRKLDPDFDMVKHVEPFAKKLLKERLSPRKLTKDIYLSATEFGLLFHDLPSEIREIIEQIKYGQVKIEHKGLEPMLKKHDQISNRIAFAIVLASLIIGSSLIVLSEIPPKWNGIPIIGIVGFLGAGIMGFWLLISILRHGKM from the coding sequence ATGATTCGTAAAATTGGACTAATAAATCGTACATATCCTCACATAAAGCGTTATCGAGAAATAATTACTGTATTAGTTAAACACGGTTTTGGAGATTTAATAACTAAAACTAATTTGGAGAAATATATTGATTTTGGTAAAAAATTACTTCCTGGAAAAAGGAATGCACATATAGTATCTCTTTCCCGCTGGGAACGGATACGAATGGTATTAGAAGAACTTGGCCCGACTTTTATAAAATTTGGTCAGATAATGAGTAATAGGCCAGATTTATTACCGCAAGAACTTCTTGTTGAACTTGAGAAGCTTCAGGATTCAGTTCCTCCTTTTTCAGAAGAAGATGCTAGACAATTGATTGAAGAAGAACTTGGTAAGCCTATTTCCAACCTTTTCAAGGAATTCATAAGTACTCCCATTGCTTCAGCTTCAATAGCACAAGTTCATAAAGCAGTACTTATGAGCGGGGAAGAAGTTGTTCTTAAAGTACAACGTCCAGGAATAGAAGAGATTATTGAAGTTGATCTGGAGATAATGTTTCATCTTGCCACACTGATGGAAAAACACATTCAGGGGATGGATGTATTAAATCCTGTTGGTATAATCAAAGAATTTGAGCGATCTATTAGAAAAGAAATAGATTTTACTATTGAAGCTACACATATTGAACGATTTGGCAGAAATTTTCAGGAAGATACGACTATCTATGTACCGAAGGTTTATAGAAATTATACCACCAGGAAAATTCTCACTATGGAATTTATTGATGGTATTAAAGTCTCTAATATTAACGCTGTGTTAGAGTCAGGGAACGACCCTAAAATTATTGCAAACAGAGGTGCTGATCTCATTCTTAAACAAATTTTTGAACATGGTTTTTTTCATGCCGATCCTCACCCCGGTAATATTTTAGTCCTTAATAACAACATCATATGTTTTATTGATTTTGGTATGATGGGATTTTTGCTACCTAAACATAGAGAATATCTTGGCAATATTATCATTGGGGTTGTAAACAGAGATACAAAAAGAATAACAAAAACTCTTCTGCAATTCTCACGCAATAACCGCATTGAAGATATTGAAGGATTAGAATATCAAATATTTGAATTGGTTGAACAATATTCTTACCTGCCATTAAAAGATATAAATATGGGTGAACTTTTGAATAAGATAATTAAGATAATTCTCGCCTATAAACTGAAAATACCACCTGATATTTATTTGTTATCAAAAGCGTTAGTAACTATTGAAGGTGTTGGTAGAAAGTTGGATCCGGATTTCGATATGGTAAAACATGTAGAGCCGTTTGCTAAAAAATTATTAAAAGAGCGTCTAAGTCCTCGCAAATTGACAAAGGATATATATTTATCAGCTACAGAATTTGGTCTTTTGTTTCATGATCTTCCTTCTGAAATAAGAGAAATAATTGAGCAGATTAAATATGGACAAGTCAAAATAGAACATAAAGGGCTGGAGCCAATGCTCAAAAAACATGACCAGATCAGTAATCGTATTGCATTCGCAATTGTTTTAGCTTCTTTAATTATTGGTTCTTCGCTGATTGTTCTTTCAGAAATCCCACCCAAGTGGAATGGAATACCTATTATTGGAATAGTTGGTTTTCTTGGGGCTGGCATAATGGGCTTTTGGTTGCTTATTTCAATATTGAGGCATGGTAAAATGTAA
- a CDS encoding phasin family protein, whose product MLDLLKKTVLIGIGIASMTKDKIEELAKKIAEESKLSEEEGKKLVEDLLRQSDEARKHLESQVEKLVKNVLEKLDIPSREDLQKLENRIKKLENLNQGQGEQNNDS is encoded by the coding sequence ATGTTAGATTTATTAAAGAAAACTGTTTTAATAGGAATCGGAATTGCTTCTATGACTAAGGACAAAATTGAAGAATTGGCTAAAAAAATTGCTGAGGAGAGTAAACTTTCTGAGGAAGAGGGGAAGAAGTTAGTTGAAGACCTGCTAAGGCAATCGGATGAAGCAAGAAAACATCTGGAAAGTCAAGTTGAGAAATTGGTAAAGAATGTCCTGGAAAAATTGGATATTCCATCTCGAGAAGATTTGCAAAAACTTGAAAATCGGATAAAAAAGCTGGAGAACTTAAATCAAGGACAGGGTGAACAAAATAATGATTCGTAA
- a CDS encoding endonuclease NucS domain-containing protein, which produces MLEEDLKRIVCLHPEIIEDGLKVEQEEYPIKADRTTYRCDLKCKDKNDKTVFIELKLNAGKNVVYQIAKYKTFLKESGRYMVVAFEFDDETEKVLKVLGFETRKINLMEVEKLLNKERNNPKLYQRKSNLIKNVNIKTMELTHSLYSNEEKEIVKFFMNTLKQIVEENMELTMGFEVEDLDIRKKDEYRLLLKSSEFPSDRLVVYNRARKREEIHLMFVPDFSFNTGSTDKKKHFEEFIIERKEIIEEIFDLPLFKARQKNKLDNRLEITCQAWKGFSRVYVRDLMNWNHPDFIEMVSRSLFDFIESIVPIVRDFYNTYNLKS; this is translated from the coding sequence TTGTTAGAAGAAGATTTAAAACGCATTGTCTGCTTACATCCAGAAATTATTGAAGATGGCTTAAAAGTTGAACAAGAGGAATATCCAATTAAAGCTGATAGAACAACTTACCGTTGTGACCTTAAATGTAAAGATAAGAATGATAAGACAGTATTTATTGAACTAAAGCTCAATGCTGGTAAAAATGTTGTTTATCAGATAGCAAAATATAAAACTTTTTTAAAGGAATCAGGGAGATATATGGTTGTAGCATTTGAGTTTGATGATGAGACAGAAAAAGTACTTAAAGTTTTAGGATTTGAAACAAGAAAAATAAATTTAATGGAAGTAGAAAAGTTATTAAATAAAGAAAGAAATAATCCAAAGCTGTATCAGAGAAAATCTAACCTAATTAAAAATGTAAATATTAAGACAATGGAGTTAACACACTCTTTATATTCAAATGAAGAAAAAGAAATTGTTAAATTCTTCATGAATACTTTAAAACAAATTGTAGAAGAAAATATGGAGTTAACCATGGGGTTTGAAGTAGAGGATCTAGATATTAGAAAAAAAGACGAGTACAGGTTGTTATTAAAATCTTCAGAATTCCCTTCTGACCGACTTGTTGTATATAATCGAGCACGAAAAAGAGAAGAAATTCACTTAATGTTTGTTCCTGATTTTTCTTTTAATACTGGTAGTACTGATAAGAAAAAACATTTTGAAGAGTTTATTATTGAACGTAAAGAGATTATTGAAGAAATATTTGACTTGCCTTTATTTAAAGCCCGACAAAAAAATAAACTAGATAATAGATTAGAAATTACATGTCAAGCATGGAAAGGATTTTCAAGGGTTTATGTTAGGGATTTGATGAATTGGAATCACCCAGATTTTATTGAGATGGTCAGTAGGAGTCTATTTGATTTTATAGAAAGTATCGTACCAATAGTAAGAGATTTTTACAATACATATAATTTAAAGTCGTGA